TGCTTGCCCTGCTGCTGTTGAGCGCCGCTGTCCCGCCGGCCCAGGCCGATCCGCTGCGGGTGCGCCACGCACTGGCGCAGCAGCAGAGCGCCGCCGAGATCACCTACGAGCTCGAGGTGCTGCAGCTGCTGCTGGACAAGACACAGGCCAGTCATGGGCCCTATCGCCTGGAGGGCTCGGCGCCGATGACACAGAACCGCGCCTTCCTGCAGCTGGTGGCCGGCGAGGTGGATCTGATCAGCTCGATGACCTCGCGCGAGCGCGAGGTGCAGGGCCTGCCGCTGCGGGTCTGCCTCTACCGCGGCCTGCAGGGCGTGCGCCTGCCGCTGATGTTGAGCAACCGCCGCGAGGAGCTGGACGCGGCCGGCGCGACGCAGCCGCCGCGCGCGCTGCACAACGGTCAGGTGGCCGACTGGCCCGACACCGCGGTGCTGGCGCACAACGGCTGGCAGGTCGACCGCCTGCCGCGCCTGGGCCAGTTCGGCGAGCTGCTGCGGCGCCGGCGCCTGGACTTCGTCAGCCTGGGCGTGCTGGAGGCCTATCCGATCGCCGGCACCCGCCACGAGGTGGTGGTGGGCGAGCGCTGGGCCATCGCCTACCCCTCGGCCTTCTACTTCTTCGTCAGCCCGACACGCCCCGAGCTGGCCGAGCGGCTGCGCATCGGCTGGGACCGAGCCTTGGCGGACGGCAGCTTCGAGGCCCTGTTCGAGCAGCGCCTGGGCGCGCAGCTGCGGCGCGCCCGGCTTGAGCAACGCCATTGGTGGCGGCTGGAGAACCCGGCCCTGCCCGCGAGCACGCCGCTGGCCGATGCGCGGCTGTGGCACCCGCTGGTGCGCGCGCGGCTGCTGAAGCCGGGCCCCTGAGAAAAAGAAAAGGCCGGCCGCCTCCGCGGAGACGCCGGCCTGATTGACAGCAAGCAGATGACTGCTTGCGCGCCGATCGAAGAATTTACTTCTTGGCCTTGGCGGCGGCCTTCTTGGCGGGCGGCTTGGCAGCGGCCTTCGGTGCAGCCTTGGCGGCCTTCTCGGCCTTGCGAGCGGCAGCCTTGGGGTCCACGGCGGCCTTGAAGCCGGCGCCCGGGGTGAACTTCGGCAGCTTGGCTGCGGCGATCTTGATCTTCTCGCCGGTGCTGGGGTTCACGCCGGTGCGGGCAGCGCGGGCGTGCTGCTTGAAGGAGCCAAAGCCGGGGATGGAGACCGTGCCGCCCTTCTTGACGGTGGTGACCACCGCGTCCAGCAGGGTCTCGACGATGCGGCCGGCTTCGGCCTTCGTCAGCTCATGCTTGCCAGCCAGGTGCTCGATCAGTTCGGTTTTGTTCATTCCTGAGTCTCAGTTCAAATTGGCGCCCGACGATCTCGGGCGGGCGCCATTCTCACCGAAAAATCGCCACGATCCCGATGGCGACGCGGGAAAACGATGATCGGTGCCGCAGGCGCCGAGCGAAGTTTCGTGAAAACGATGATCGGAACCTTGGGTGCCGATCATCGTTTCGCCAAAACGTGATGCAAAGCAGGAAGCCCGTCCCACCTGCAACTCCGGATCCCATCGAACAATCTCCCTCACCAACGCCTTGGCCACCATCGCATCGCTGTAACTCTTGCTTGCCATTTCAATCGCCGTGATGCGCAAGCACGGGCATGGCTCGTTGCCGTGGCGCAAGCGCTCGCCGAGCGCGCGCAGCACCTGCTGCTGCGCGCGCGGCACGAGGTTGACGATCAGCCCCCGGCCGCGCGAGCGCAACAGCGGCAGGCCCGCCGCGATGCCATGCAGCGCGCCGCGCAGGCCGCGGTCGGGCATCTCCTCATCCGGCCCGGCGCTGTTGACGATCACGTCGAGCCGGCCGAACCAGGCATGGGCCAGGCTGATGAAGCGCTGCATGTCGCGTCGATCGCCGACATCGACCGCCAGCGCGCGCACCGAGCCGCCCTGCGCGGCCAGGGCCTGCGCCAGGCCCTCGACCGCATCGAGGCGGCGCGCGCCCAGCACCAGATGCGCGCCGGCGGCGGCCAGCAGCGGCGCGGCCGCCGCACCGGGGCCCTCTGCGGCCTCGGTCAGCGCGATGACCTGGCCCGCCAGGCCGCGGGCGAGGAAGAAGGTCGATGCGTCGGATGGGCTGAAGCTCGTCGTCACGGCAGGACTCCTGACTGATGGAAGGAAGGGAGGAAGCGCGGCACGGCAGTCTAGAAAGCGCGGCCGCGCCGGCGATAGCCCGTTCCTGCAGGCTTCTTGCCCAAAGCTGCGAAGCTGAGCCGCGCGCGATGCGCGCGCGACGTCGCTTGCATAGACTGGGCGCCATGCCGCAAATTCACACCCCGCTGCCGTCCGATCTGAGCGAGGCCCAGGGCGATGCCCAGGTTCAGCTGCTGCTGCGCCGCGCCGAGCTGGTGCAACGCATCGCCGCGCTGGCGCCCAACGAGGGCCTGTACGAAACCGCCGTGCCGGGCCTGCATCTGGCCCGGCTGAATGCGCCCAACCAGCCGCACCACGGCATGCACATGCCGGCGATCTGCTTCATCGCCCAGGGGGCCAAGCGCCTGCATCTCGCGGACGAGCTGTACGACTACGACGACACGCATCACCTGGTGGTGGCGCAGGACCTGCCGGTGATGGGTCAGGTCTGGCAGGCCTCGCGCGAGCAGCCCTATTTGAGCGTGCGCCTGGACTTCGATCCGGCGGTGCTGGCCGAGCTGGTGCGCCATGCCCCGCCCGAACCGGCGGCCGCGGCGCACAGCGCCAGCGTGCGCGGCCTCTTCGTCGGCCGCACCGGCATCGAGTTGCTGGATCCGCTGCTGCGCCTGCTGCGTCTGCTGGAGACGCCACAGCATCTGCAGGCCCTGGCGCCGCTGGCGCTGCAGGAGATCAGCTACCGCCTGCTGTCCGGCCCCGACGGCTGGCGCCTGGCCCAGACCCTGGGCAATAGCGGTTGCGCGGCACGCATCGCGCAGGCGATCCAGTGGCTGCGCCGGCGCGTAGCCGAGCCGCTGAGCATCGCCGAGATGGCGGATGCGGTGCACATGAGCCCCTCGTCGCTGCACCACCACTTCAAGGCCGTCACCGCGATGAGCCCGCTGCAGTACCAGAAGCGGCTGCGCCTGCAGGAGGCGCGCGGCCTGATGCTCAGCGGTGGGCTGGATGCCGCCAGCGCGGCGCATCGCGTCGGCTACCAGAGCCCCTCGCAGTTCAGCCGCGAATATGCGCGCATGTACGGCGCACCACCGGCCCGCGACCTGCGCGAGTTCCGCGAGCAGCAGGCCCTGGCGGCCAAGCCCGCGTCCTGATCAGCAAGAAGCGGAGGGCCAAAACGAAAAGGCCAGCACTTGCGTGCTGGCCTTCGTATTTGGTGCCCAGGAGAGGACTCGAACCTCCACGGAGTTACCCGCTAGTACCTGAAACTAGTGCGTCTACCAATTCCGCCACCTGGGCTTTCAGGATTTTCTTTGCTGCCTGTCAGCAGCGAAGAGATAGGACTATAGCATGGTTTTTCGAGCGCGATCAAGTTTTTGCATCGGGCGCTCCAAATCTTGTCAGACCCAGGGTGCGCTTGGGGTTCATCAGGGCCTCGATGCCGCCCGCCAGCGCCAGCGTGGCCGCGTCGCTGAACTGCCAGTAGGCGGCCTGGATCTGCGGCCCCACGCCATGCTCGGCGCTGAAGCTGCCCCCCAGCGCCACGACGATCGCATTGATGCCCTCGCGCAGCCGCGCCATCGCCTCGGCATCGAGCGGCGGCGCGTCATGCGGCCAGGCCAGGTTGAAGTGCAGGCCGCCGTCGCCCAGATGGCCGAAGTCGGCCAGGCGCGCCGGCGGGAAATGTTCGGCCAGCCAGGCTGCGCCCTCGGCGCGGAAGCGCATGAAATGTCGGCGCGGCAGCGAGACGTCGAAGCCGATCACCTTGCCCCAGTCGCGCAAGCCCTCGCTGATGCTGTGGCGCAACGCCCAGATCTGCTCGTCGGCACCGATCACCGCATCGACCACGCGGCCGCTTTCGAACTCGCGCTCCAGCACCTCCTGCAGGAGCGCGTTCAGGTCCAGCCGCGCGGCTGGCAGCTCGCTGGCCAGCTCGACCAGCAGCGCGTACTCGGGCAGGTGGCCATCGAACAGCTTGCCGGCGTCGCCCACATGCTGCAAGGCCGCCTGCAGCGCCGGTTTCGAGATGCCCTCGAAGGCGCTGACCAGGCCGGCCAGCTCGCTGGCCATCAGGGTCTGGTACAGCGGCAGCACGGCGTCCAGCGCGGCCGGTGCGACCAGGGCCGCGGCGCGCTGGCGTGGCAGCGGATGCAGCTTCAGGGTCGCCTCGGTGATCACGCCCAGCGAGCCCGAGCTGCCGACGAAGAGCTGCTGCAGCGCCAACCCGGTGTTGTCCTTCTGCAGCCCGCGCCCGGCCTGCAAGACCTGGCCCCCGGCCAGCACGGCGGTGAGCGCCAGGGTGTTGGCACGCACGTCACCGTAGCGCAGCATGCGCGTGCCGCCGGTGTTGTGCGCCAGCATGCCGCCGACGCTGGGATCGGCGCTGAGGTCGATCGGGAAGAACAGGCCCTCGGCCTCCAGCCGCTCGTTGATCTCGGAAAGCTTGTAGCCGGCCGAGACGCGCAATGTGCGGTCCAGCGGGTCGAACTCGAAGCGCTCGCGCAGGCGGTCGGTGGCCAGCAGCACATGGCGCTCGCCATCGGTCGGCGTGCCGGCACGCACCAGGCCCGTGTGTGCGCCCTGCGGCACCAGGGTCAGGTCATGCGCGGCGACCAGCTGCACCAGCTCGGCGACCTGGGCCGTCGTCGCCGGGCGCACCAGGGCCGCGGCTCGGCCCGGCGCATAGCGGGCCGGCTCCAGGTAGCGCGGTTCGATCGCCGCGCCCTCGAGCGCGAACTCAGGCCCGACGATGGCGCGGGCGGCGGCGAGGAAGGCCTGCACGCTCATCTCAGCAGGCCTCGGCGCTGGCCGTCATCTTGAAGATGCCGGTCGCGTTGCCGGCGTCGAAGCGCAGGTCCAGGCCCTCGCCGTCCTGCTCGCGCTGGATGAACTCGTGGAAGCTGCCCGGCACCTGGCGGCTCACGACCTGACCCTCGTGCAGGAACTGGCGCTCGACCTGGGCGGCGCGCAACGCGGTTTGGCGCACGCGGCCGCTCTTCGAGGTCTCGATACTGTCCTTGATCGAGCGGCCCAGCGCGCGCTGCAACTCGGCCACCGCGGCGATGTCGGCGACGCGGTCGGTCGCATGGTTGAAGGCATTGCCCTCGGTGGCGATCCAGGCCATCTCGGCCGACTCGCTCTTCAGCAGCTCGTAGTCGGCCTGGCTGAACAGCGGATGCTGGCGCTCGAAGCAGGCCACCAGGCGCGGCAGCAGCGGCAGGGCCTCGGCCCAGGGCAGGGCCTTGTCGCGCGCCAGGCGCTCCAGCGCGGCCAGGTCCGCGGGCGAGAGCGGGTCGCGCGAGGCGCCGACCACGCGGCTCACCGCGGCCTGGAACTCGCCGCTGAAGCGCTCCGGATGCAGCTCGGAGACAAAGAACTGCGCGATGTCCTCGGGCAGGTCCTGGTGCCGCCAGCTGCGGCCGGTCATCTTCAGCTTCGTCAGCGGATAGGTCTCGGCATGGGCGTAACCCAGCGGGCGCAGCACGCGGGTGATCGCCGCCTCGCCGGGCGGCAGCGCGCCGCTGGGCCAGGCCACGGTGCGCAGCGCGCCATGGTCGAACACCAGGGCCTGGCCGGCGCGCTGGTTGTCGGCCACATAGGCCGCGCCCTCGGGCACGCGCCGCATCACATCGACGAACAGCGCCATGTTCAGCGCCTGCGCCAGCTCGGCGCGCGAGACCTGCGCGCCGATCGGCTGCAGCAGGGCCGGCACGACATGCAGCTGGTCGAAGCTGTTCTGGGCCTCGGCCTCGCCGAGCACGGAAGCGAGCAGGCGGAACAGGCCGGTATCAACACTACGCATCACAACAAGCACTCCAGATGGAAGAACGCCCCGCAAGGCGGGGCGCAATAAGGATAAGACCGATCAGATGTCGAATTTGACGCCCTGTGCGAGCGGCAGTTCGCGCGAGTAGTTCACGGTATTCGTCGTGCGGCGCATGTACGCCTTCCAGGCATCGGAGCCGGATTCGCGGCCGCCGCCGGTCTCCTTCTCGCCGCCGAAGGCGCCGCCGATCTCGGCGCCCGAGGTGCCGATATTGACGTTGGCGATGCCGCAATCGGAACCGCTGGCGCTCATGAAGGCCTCGGCCTCGCGCACGTCGTTGCTGAAGATGGCCGAGGACAGGCCCTGCGGCACCTCGTTCTGCAGCGCGATCGCCTCGTCCAGCGTCTTGTACTTCAGCGTGTACAGGATGGGTGCGAAGGTCTCGTGCTTGACGATGTCGGTCTGCGCCGGCATGCGCACCAGGGCCGGCACCGCGTACCAGGCCTCGGGATACTGCTCGGCCAGCGCGCGGCCGCCGCCGCTGACCTCGCCGCCCTGCTCGCGGGCCGACTTCAGCGCGGCCTGCATCGCATCGAAGGATGCCTTGTCGATCAGCGGGCCGATCAGGTTGCCGGGCTCGACCGGGCTACCGATCTTCAGCTGCGCGCGGGCGCGGTCCAGGCGGGCCACCAGCTCGTCGTGAATGCTCTCGTGCGCGATGACGCGGCGCGTCGTCGTGCAGCGCTGGCCGGCCGTGCCGTAGGCGCCGAACAGGATGCCGCGCACGGCCAGGTCCAGGTCGGCGCTGGGCGTGACGATGATGGCGTTGTTGCCGCCCAGTTCCAGCAGGCAGCGGCCGAAGCGCGCAGCGACGCGCGGGCCGACCGCGCGGCCCATGCGGGTGGAGCCGGTGGCCGAGACCAGGGCGACGCGCGCGTCGTCCACCAGGGCCTCGCCGACCGCGGCGCCGCCGATCAGCACCTGGGACAGGTGCGCGGGCGCGCCCTCATAGCGAGCGACCGCCTTCTCGAACAATGCCTGCGTGGCCAGCGCGGTCAGCGGGGTCTTCTCGCTGGGCTTCCAGACGCAGCTGTCGCCGCAGACCAGGGCCAGGGCCGAGTTCCAGGCCCAGACGGCCACCGGGAAGTTGAAGGCCGAGATGATGCCGACCACGCCCAGCGGGAGGTACTGCTCCATCATGCGATGGCCGGGGCGCTCGCTGGCGATCGTCAGGCCATGCAGCTGGCGGCTCAGGCCGACCGCGAAGTCGCAGATGTCGATCATCTCCTGCACCTCGCCCTCGCCCTCGCTGGTGACCTTGCCGGCCTCCAGCGACACCAGGCGGGCCAGCGCGGCCTTGTTGGCGCGCAGTTCCTCGCCAAAGAGGCGCACCAGCTCGCCGCGCTTCGGAGCCGGCACATTGCGCCATTGCAGGAAGGCGGCCTGCGCGCGGGCGATGGCGGCCGTCATGTCGGCGGCGGAAGCCTCGGGCACGGCGCCGAGTTGCGCACCATCGATCGGGCTGCGCACGATCAGGCTGCCGCCGGTGTAGGCCGCGCTCGCAACGCCCAGGGCGTTCAACAGGTCTTGGATTTGCTTGCTCATGGTTGGATTTTCCTTCAGCCGATGCTCTCGACCTGACGCGACTGCTGATAGGCCTTGCCGAAGCGGTTCGCCAGGAAGGCGGGCAGCTCGACCTCTTCCTGGCGGATGAAGCCGGACTGCGGCAGCTTGCCCTCGCGGAACAGGTCGACGGCGGCGCAGATGCCGGCGGCGGTGGTGATCTGGATCGCGGACAGCGGCGCCTTCGCATCGCGCTCGGCGAAGATCTTGCGGGCGAACACCTCCTGCATCAGCACACCGTTCTTCATGCCGGAGACGGTGACGAAGACCAGCACCACGTCCTGCATGGTCGCGGGCATGCTCTTGCGCATGATGTCCTTCAGCTTGTCCTGGTCGGCGGCCAGCGCCAGGTCTTCCAAGAGGAACTTCATCAGGTCGCGGTGGCCGGGATAGCGCACGGTCTTGTAGTCCAGGTTGCGCACCTTGCCGGCCCAGGTCTCGCACAGGGTGCCCAGTCCGCCCGAGGTGTTGAAGGCCTCGTACTCGGTACCGTCCAGCGAGAAATGCTCCAGGCCTTCCAGCGGCAGGGCCGAGATGAACTCGCCGCCATGGATGGCCTCGCAGGGGTGGCAGTACTCGTTGATCAGGCCGTCGACCGACCAGGTCAGGTTGTACTTCAAAGCATTGGTCGGGAAGGCCGGCAGCGCGCCGACTCTCATCTGCACGTCGCGCACCTCGTCGAAGCCCTTGGCCAGGTGATGCGCGACGATGCCGATGAAGCCCGGCGCCAGGCCGCATTGCGGCATGAAGGCGGTCTTGGCGCTCTTGGCCAGGTCCTTGATCGCCTTGGTGGCGGCCACGTCCTCGGTCAGGTCGAAGTAATGGCAGCCACATTCCAGCGCCAGCGTGGCGGCGGTGATGGCCAGGTGGTAGGGCAGCGCGTTGACTACCGCGTCCTTGCCGCGCAGCTGGGCGGCCAGGGCGGTCTTGTTTTCGGTGTCCACCTCGGCGGTGGCAATGCCCTCGGCCGCCAGCACCGCCAGGTACTTGGCGTTCTTGTCGATCACGGTGACCTGGTAGTCGCCGGTGGCGTGCAGCAGGCGGGCGATGGTCTGGCCGATATGGCCGGCGCCGAGCAGGGCGATCTTCATGGTGGGGCTCCTGATAACTGGGGTCTGGAATGCGCCGCAGTCTAGGAAGGAGCTCGGACGAAAGAAAGCGATCATTCGTCAAAATACTCCTTGATTCCGACGATATGACAAACTATCGGTTCAATTCGTCCAAACCAAGGGTTATCCATGAACGAGGCCGCCAGGGACCAGACCGACCGTCAGCTGCTCACCCTGCTGCAGGCCAATGCCCGCGCCAGCACGGCCGATCTCGCCCGCAAACTGGGCGTGGCGCGCACCACCGTGGTGGCGCGCCTGGCCAGGCTGGAGCAGTCGGGCGTGATCGTCGGCTACACCGCCAAGCTCGGCAGCGAGGCGCCGGACCGCGGCGTGCAGGCCTTCGTCGGCATCACGGTGCAGCCGCGCGCCGGGCGCGAGGTGGTGAAGAAGCTCGGCGGCTTCCCGGAGCTGCGCCAGCTGGCCTCGGTCAGCGGCGAGTTCGACTACATGGCGGTGCTGCGCGCCGAATCGACGATGCGGCTGGATGCGCTGCTGGACGAGATCGGCGACATCGAGGGCGTGATCAAGACCACCAGTTCGGTGGTGCTGGCGCTGCGCGTCGACCGCAGCGCCTGAGGAGGAAACGCCGGGTAACCCAGGTCGGCCGGGCACGGCTCTTGCGCGTTGGATCCGCATCGTCCCGCGAAGAAGGCCTGTCGCCATCATGATCAAGAGAAGCCTGAGCCAAGCCCTGCTGCACTCCCCGCGCGCCCATGCCATGGGCACCGCGCTGAAGGCCGTGACCCTGGTCGCCGCCGTCTGGGGCCTGGGCTACCCCGCCCTGCTCTGGAGCCTGGGCAAGCTGGTGCACTGACCGGGGTCAGGGCTTGCCGGCGGCCGTGATCGCCGCCCGGCCCAGGTCCGGCTGGTCCGCGAAGAAGCCGTCCATGCCGGTGGCGAGAAAGCGCTGCAGCTGGCCGGCCATGTCGCCCAGCGCCTGCCCCTCGCGGCGGAACTCGGTCGGCAGATAGGCGTTCTCGGCCCGGAAGGTCCAGCCATGCACCAGCAGGCCGCGCCGATGCGCCTCAGCCACCAGGGGCGTCGGTTCGGCGGCCAGTTGCCCGCCGACCAGCGGGATGATCAGGTTCAGGTGCGCGCCGACGCCGTCGGCATAGCGCTTGATGAAGTCCAGCCCGGCCGGCTGGACCAGGTCCGCATAGCCGCGCGCATCGCCGGCCAAGGTGAAGTCATAGGGCTTGCCGCCGGCGCTGAGCAGCTGCACCAGGCGCAGCTTGGTCTTGCCGCGCAGGTATTGCAGATTGGCCACCTCGAAGGACTGGATGAAGACCGGCGCGTCGGCGCGGTTGCCATAGGCCGCGTGCAGCGTCTCCAACAGCCGGTCCTCCAGGCGCGGCAGGCCGGCCGCGTCGGTGAAGGCCTTGAAGTAGCTCGGGTGCTTGGTCTCCGGATAGATGCCGACGCCGCGCGCCTGGGCCAGCGCGATCACCTCGCCCAGGGTCGGGATCGTGAAACGGTCGTCGTAGGCCTTGTTGGCCAGGCGCTGGTCGCGCAGGCGCTCCTGCGCGCGGATGTCGGCGCGGATCTCGGCCGCGCTGAAGTCCTCGGCGAACCAGCCCGCCATCGGCCGGCCGTCCACCTGCTTGACGCTCAGGCGCTGCGCATACTTGTCCAGCTGCCAGACATTGGTGCTGGTGTCGGTGCGATGCAGGACCGGCTTGCCGTCGGCGTCGCGCTTGATCGTGCGGCCGTCCGCCTCCAG
This genomic stretch from Roseateles sp. DAIF2 harbors:
- a CDS encoding HU family DNA-binding protein codes for the protein MNKTELIEHLAGKHELTKAEAGRIVETLLDAVVTTVKKGGTVSIPGFGSFKQHARAARTGVNPSTGEKIKIAAAKLPKFTPGAGFKAAVDPKAAARKAEKAAKAAPKAAAKPPAKKAAAKAKK
- a CDS encoding SDR family oxidoreductase translates to MTTSFSPSDASTFFLARGLAGQVIALTEAAEGPGAAAAPLLAAAGAHLVLGARRLDAVEGLAQALAAQGGSVRALAVDVGDRRDMQRFISLAHAWFGRLDVIVNSAGPDEEMPDRGLRGALHGIAAGLPLLRSRGRGLIVNLVPRAQQQVLRALGERLRHGNEPCPCLRITAIEMASKSYSDAMVAKALVREIVRWDPELQVGRASCFASRFGETMIGTQGSDHRFHETSLGACGTDHRFPASPSGSWRFFGENGARPRSSGANLN
- a CDS encoding AraC family transcriptional regulator, whose translation is MPQIHTPLPSDLSEAQGDAQVQLLLRRAELVQRIAALAPNEGLYETAVPGLHLARLNAPNQPHHGMHMPAICFIAQGAKRLHLADELYDYDDTHHLVVAQDLPVMGQVWQASREQPYLSVRLDFDPAVLAELVRHAPPEPAAAAHSASVRGLFVGRTGIELLDPLLRLLRLLETPQHLQALAPLALQEISYRLLSGPDGWRLAQTLGNSGCAARIAQAIQWLRRRVAEPLSIAEMADAVHMSPSSLHHHFKAVTAMSPLQYQKRLRLQEARGLMLSGGLDAASAAHRVGYQSPSQFSREYARMYGAPPARDLREFREQQALAAKPAS
- a CDS encoding FAD-binding oxidoreductase, encoding MSVQAFLAAARAIVGPEFALEGAAIEPRYLEPARYAPGRAAALVRPATTAQVAELVQLVAAHDLTLVPQGAHTGLVRAGTPTDGERHVLLATDRLRERFEFDPLDRTLRVSAGYKLSEINERLEAEGLFFPIDLSADPSVGGMLAHNTGGTRMLRYGDVRANTLALTAVLAGGQVLQAGRGLQKDNTGLALQQLFVGSSGSLGVITEATLKLHPLPRQRAAALVAPAALDAVLPLYQTLMASELAGLVSAFEGISKPALQAALQHVGDAGKLFDGHLPEYALLVELASELPAARLDLNALLQEVLEREFESGRVVDAVIGADEQIWALRHSISEGLRDWGKVIGFDVSLPRRHFMRFRAEGAAWLAEHFPPARLADFGHLGDGGLHFNLAWPHDAPPLDAEAMARLREGINAIVVALGGSFSAEHGVGPQIQAAYWQFSDAATLALAGGIEALMNPKRTLGLTRFGAPDAKT
- a CDS encoding DUF1338 domain-containing protein; this translates as MRSVDTGLFRLLASVLGEAEAQNSFDQLHVVPALLQPIGAQVSRAELAQALNMALFVDVMRRVPEGAAYVADNQRAGQALVFDHGALRTVAWPSGALPPGEAAITRVLRPLGYAHAETYPLTKLKMTGRSWRHQDLPEDIAQFFVSELHPERFSGEFQAAVSRVVGASRDPLSPADLAALERLARDKALPWAEALPLLPRLVACFERQHPLFSQADYELLKSESAEMAWIATEGNAFNHATDRVADIAAVAELQRALGRSIKDSIETSKSGRVRQTALRAAQVERQFLHEGQVVSRQVPGSFHEFIQREQDGEGLDLRFDAGNATGIFKMTASAEAC
- a CDS encoding aldehyde dehydrogenase family protein; translated protein: MSKQIQDLLNALGVASAAYTGGSLIVRSPIDGAQLGAVPEASAADMTAAIARAQAAFLQWRNVPAPKRGELVRLFGEELRANKAALARLVSLEAGKVTSEGEGEVQEMIDICDFAVGLSRQLHGLTIASERPGHRMMEQYLPLGVVGIISAFNFPVAVWAWNSALALVCGDSCVWKPSEKTPLTALATQALFEKAVARYEGAPAHLSQVLIGGAAVGEALVDDARVALVSATGSTRMGRAVGPRVAARFGRCLLELGGNNAIIVTPSADLDLAVRGILFGAYGTAGQRCTTTRRVIAHESIHDELVARLDRARAQLKIGSPVEPGNLIGPLIDKASFDAMQAALKSAREQGGEVSGGGRALAEQYPEAWYAVPALVRMPAQTDIVKHETFAPILYTLKYKTLDEAIALQNEVPQGLSSAIFSNDVREAEAFMSASGSDCGIANVNIGTSGAEIGGAFGGEKETGGGRESGSDAWKAYMRRTTNTVNYSRELPLAQGVKFDI
- a CDS encoding saccharopine dehydrogenase family protein; the encoded protein is MKIALLGAGHIGQTIARLLHATGDYQVTVIDKNAKYLAVLAAEGIATAEVDTENKTALAAQLRGKDAVVNALPYHLAITAATLALECGCHYFDLTEDVAATKAIKDLAKSAKTAFMPQCGLAPGFIGIVAHHLAKGFDEVRDVQMRVGALPAFPTNALKYNLTWSVDGLINEYCHPCEAIHGGEFISALPLEGLEHFSLDGTEYEAFNTSGGLGTLCETWAGKVRNLDYKTVRYPGHRDLMKFLLEDLALAADQDKLKDIMRKSMPATMQDVVLVFVTVSGMKNGVLMQEVFARKIFAERDAKAPLSAIQITTAAGICAAVDLFREGKLPQSGFIRQEEVELPAFLANRFGKAYQQSRQVESIG
- a CDS encoding Lrp/AsnC family transcriptional regulator, which translates into the protein MNEAARDQTDRQLLTLLQANARASTADLARKLGVARTTVVARLARLEQSGVIVGYTAKLGSEAPDRGVQAFVGITVQPRAGREVVKKLGGFPELRQLASVSGEFDYMAVLRAESTMRLDALLDEIGDIEGVIKTTSSVVLALRVDRSA
- a CDS encoding glycerophosphodiester phosphodiesterase family protein translates to MTIRSTAAALLLGLATGASLAGPLLIGHRGASGHRPEHTLAAYELAIEQGADYIEPDLVMSKDGVLLARHEPLLARVELEADGRTIKRDADGKPVLHRTDTSTNVWQLDKYAQRLSVKQVDGRPMAGWFAEDFSAAEIRADIRAQERLRDQRLANKAYDDRFTIPTLGEVIALAQARGVGIYPETKHPSYFKAFTDAAGLPRLEDRLLETLHAAYGNRADAPVFIQSFEVANLQYLRGKTKLRLVQLLSAGGKPYDFTLAGDARGYADLVQPAGLDFIKRYADGVGAHLNLIIPLVGGQLAAEPTPLVAEAHRRGLLVHGWTFRAENAYLPTEFRREGQALGDMAGQLQRFLATGMDGFFADQPDLGRAAITAAGKP